The following proteins are encoded in a genomic region of Mycobacterium kiyosense:
- a CDS encoding hypothetical protein (frameshifted, insertion at around 2582806, deletion at around 2583168,2583171,2583588,2583173, 2582758,2583597,2583599,258 3600,2583153,2583602,2583606,2582876;~possible pseudo due to internal stop codon): MSFVFAQPQYLAGAAADLAKLGSAIGTANAQALAPTSNLLAAGADEVSAGIAALFSSHGAAYQALSTQVDTFHERFFQLLNAAAVEYSAAEAASVNPLQTVVDALLGVINAPTELLLQRPLIGDGTNGAAGSGQAGGAGGLLWGNGGTGGSGAPGHAGGAGGAAGLLGNGGTGGAGGAGANGGAGGTGGWLWGNGGGGGLGGTGAAGGVGGSALLFGDGGVGGMGGAGAAGAAGSPGLQGGSTMTGGDGGPGGNGGTGGAGGRGGLLFGNGGAGGQGGFAGVGGDGGRGADGYLGHINAGDGGHGGDPGGVGSGGPGGAGGLIGHSGANGAAGTIVAGGNGGNGGNGYDPGSTNNGNGGNGGNGGTAGSAGNGGNGGNGGNGYTNLVGNAVVAGNGGAGGTAAHGTGGNGGNGGDAWVTNSSSSATATAGVGGAGGAGANGGNGGSGGRGSITVPRVSRVAGAATVAPALPVPVAGVVAAAKPVTTPSAQRAMSKAERVVTAARAPRAAVPAAGEARPTAREMEWSWAAMAATAVWAVAAPAVRADRVGMPSLPLAVPPSAAPPGRAAPVLLAVMAATAATRWRKDPMPAPMPGAAGWGWWRRHRGCRR, encoded by the coding sequence ATGTCTTTCGTCTTTGCGCAACCGCAGTACCTGGCCGGGGCAGCAGCCGATCTGGCAAAACTCGGCTCAGCGATCGGCACGGCCAATGCCCAGGCCCTTGCTCCAACCTCAAATCTGCTAGCTGCCGGCGCCGACGAAGTCTCGGCAGGTATCGCCGCGTTGTTCAGTTCGCACGGTGCGGCCTACCAGGCGCTCAGCACTCAGGTAGACACCTTCCACGAGCGGTTTTTCCAGCTCCTGAATGCCGCCGCCGTCGAGTACTCCGCCGCTGAGGCCGCGAGCGTGAACCCTTTGCAGACCGTCGTGGACGCGTTGTTGGGGGTGATCAACGCACCTACCGAATTGCTGTTGCAGCGCCCGTTGATCGGCGACGGGACCAACGGCGCAGCCGGGTCCGGGCAAGCTGGCGGGGCCGGCGGATTGTTGTGGGGAAACGGCGGTACGGGCGGTTCGGGAGCGCCCGGGCATGCCGGCGGCGCAGGAGGCGCGGCAGGGCTGTTGGGCAACGGCGGGACCGGCGGGGCCGGCGGTGCCGGGGCCAACGGCGGTGCCGGCGGTACCGGCGGTTGGTTGTGGGGCAACGGCGGTGGCGGTGGGCTCGGTGGTACCGGAGCCGCCGGTGGTGTCGGCGGTAGTGCACTGCTGTTCGGCGACGGCGGCGTGGGCGGCATGGGCGGCGCCGGTGCGGCCGGGGCTGCTGGGTCCCCCGGCCTCCAGGGTGGTTCGACCATGACCGGGGGCGACGGCGGCCCCGGCGGCAACGGCGGGACTGGCGGCGCCGGTGGCCGCGGCGGGCTGTTGTTCGGCAACGGTGGAGCTGGTGGCCAAGGAGGGTTTGCCGGCGTCGGAGGTGACGGCGGTCGGGGAGCTGACGGCTACCTCGGCCACATCAACGCTGGTGATGGCGGCCACGGCGGCGACCCGGGCGGCGTAGGTAGCGGTGGTCCCGGCGGTGCCGGCGGTCTGATCGGTCACAGCGGGGCCAACGGGGCGGCCGGCACGATCGTCGCCGGCGGCAACGGCGGCAACGGCGGCAACGGCTACGACCCCGGCTCGACCAACAACGGCAATGGCGGCAATGGCGGCAACGGTGGGACAGCCGGGTCAGCCGGCAACGGTGGCAATGGCGGCAATGGCGGCAACGGCTACACCAACCTGGTCGGCAACGCTGTCGTGGCCGGCAATGGCGGAGCAGGGGGCACCGCTGCCCACGGCACGGGCGGCAACGGCGGCAACGGCGGCGATGCGTGGGTCACCAACAGTTCGTCTTCGGCCACCGCCACCGCGGGTGTCGGTGGGGCGGGTGGTGCCGGCGCCAACGGCGGCAACGGCGGCAGCGGCGGCAGGGGATCGATTACGGTTCCGCGAGTGTCACGGGTGGCAGGGGCGGCGACGGTGGCGCCGGCACTGCCGGTGCCGGTGGCTGGGGTGGTGGCGGCGGCGAAGCCGGTAACAACACCGTCGGCACAGCGGGCAATGTCCAAGGCGGAGCGGGTGGTAACGGCGGCAAGGGCACCACGAGCGGCGGTGCCGGCGGCAGGGGAGGCCAGGCCTACAGCGAGGGAAATGGAATGGTCCTGGGCGGCCATGGCGGCGACGGCGGTGTGGGCGGTAGCGGCGCCGGCGGTTCGGGCGGACCGGGTGGGGATGCCGAGTTTGCCGTTGGCGGTGCCGCCGTCGGCGGCACCGCCGGGAAGGGCGGCTCCGGTGCTGTTGGCGGTAATGGCGGCTACGGCGGCGACGCGTTGGCGGAAGGACCCAATGCCAGCGCCAATGCCTGGGGCGGCGGGGTGGGGCTGGTGGCGCCGGCACCGTGGGTGCCGGCGGTAA
- a CDS encoding transposase: MLQIAGLARSTFYDHRRRLDGEDARADLKKAIKDAFYAAKSAYGHRRILAVLLRQGWRVSKKTVLKLMGQLGLRCPVRRRKRYNAFRGDVGQAADNILNRQFKAESPHAKWVTDVTEFTVGSTKVYVSPVLDLHDNRIISATAGLSPSVKMVTEALRAAIATLSPTEKPIVHSDQGFQYRHTLWRDTLHRAGLTQSMSRKGTCLDNAVMEAFFSHLKEEWFRIQKPESLHAFHAGLTAYLDWWNTTRIQQRLDYLSPDEYRAQQSAIA; the protein is encoded by the coding sequence TTGCTGCAGATCGCGGGCCTTGCTCGGTCCACCTTCTACGATCACCGGCGCCGGCTCGACGGTGAGGACGCCAGGGCCGATCTCAAGAAGGCCATCAAAGATGCGTTCTACGCGGCGAAAAGCGCCTACGGGCACCGACGTATCCTCGCGGTCCTGCTTCGCCAAGGCTGGCGGGTGTCGAAGAAAACGGTCCTTAAGCTCATGGGCCAGCTCGGGCTGCGCTGCCCGGTAAGGCGCCGCAAACGCTACAACGCGTTCCGCGGCGACGTGGGCCAAGCAGCCGACAACATACTGAACCGCCAGTTCAAAGCAGAGTCTCCTCACGCGAAGTGGGTCACCGACGTCACCGAGTTCACCGTCGGCAGCACCAAGGTCTACGTGTCACCTGTCCTGGATCTGCACGACAACCGCATCATCTCTGCCACAGCAGGGCTCTCTCCGAGCGTGAAGATGGTCACCGAAGCCCTACGCGCCGCCATCGCCACGTTGAGCCCGACTGAGAAGCCGATCGTCCACTCCGACCAAGGATTCCAATACCGCCACACCCTCTGGCGCGACACGCTGCACCGCGCCGGTCTCACTCAGTCGATGTCCCGCAAAGGCACCTGCCTGGACAACGCCGTCATGGAAGCATTCTTCAGTCACCTCAAAGAGGAATGGTTCCGCATCCAGAAGCCCGAAAGCCTCCACGCGTTCCACGCCGGCCTAACTGCCTACCTGGACTGGTGGAACACCACCAGAATCCAGCAACGGCTCGACTATCTCAGCCCCGACGAATACCGCGCCCAACAATCCGCAATCGCCTAG
- the ctpC_2 gene encoding putative manganese/zinc-exporting P-type ATPase, whose amino-acid sequence MSAVIDPELVVVSDAAGRIRVLVPWVQANARRAVAVDESVGRQPGVRAVHAYPRTGSVVVWYSPKRCDQPSVLSAISGAAHVADNLIPARSPRSSDVRNTDVLRMVIGGLALTLLGIRRYGFGRPPLLGASGQLVATGVTIFTGYPFLRGALRSLRSGRAGTDALVSAATIASLVLRENVVALTVLWLLNIGEYLQDLTVRRTRRAIAELLRGTQDTVWIRLDDDTEVQVPIDTVQIGDAVVVHDHVAIPVDGEVIDGEAIVDQSAITGENLPVSVTAGAQVHAGSVVVRGQLVVRAAAVGSETVIGRIITRVEEAQHDRAPIQTVGENFSRRFVPASFILSALTLVVTGDARRAMTMLLIACPCAVGLSTPTAISAAIGNGARRGILIKGGSHLEQAGRVDAIVFDKTGTLTVGRPVVTNIVALHKDWEPEDVLAYAASSEIHSRHPLAEAVIRSTEERRISIPPHEECEVLVGLGMRTWADGRVLLLGSPSLLRSERVRVSKKATEWLNKLRKQAETPLLLAVDGKLVGLISLRDEVRPEAAEVLNKLRANGIRRIVMLTGDHPDTAEAVANELGIDEWRAEVLPDDKLEVVRTLQGEGHVVGMVGDGVNDAPALATADIGIAMGLAGTDVAVETADVALANDNLHRLLDVSDLGSRAVQVIRENYEMAIAVNAAGLLMGAGGALSPVLAAILHNASSVAVVTNSSRLIRYRLP is encoded by the coding sequence ATGAGCGCTGTGATCGACCCCGAATTGGTGGTCGTCTCGGATGCTGCTGGGCGGATACGGGTATTGGTGCCGTGGGTCCAGGCGAACGCGCGTCGTGCGGTAGCGGTCGACGAGTCCGTCGGCCGCCAGCCCGGTGTGCGGGCCGTGCACGCTTACCCGCGTACCGGATCTGTGGTGGTGTGGTATTCGCCGAAACGCTGCGACCAACCGTCGGTCCTGTCGGCCATCTCCGGGGCCGCGCACGTCGCCGACAATCTCATTCCGGCTCGCAGTCCGCGCTCATCAGATGTCCGTAACACCGATGTGCTGCGGATGGTGATCGGCGGTCTGGCCTTGACCTTGTTGGGTATCCGCCGCTACGGCTTTGGGCGGCCACCGCTGCTGGGTGCGAGCGGGCAGCTGGTGGCAACAGGGGTGACCATCTTCACCGGCTATCCCTTCCTGCGTGGCGCGCTGCGTTCACTGCGTTCGGGCCGCGCGGGCACCGATGCGTTGGTGTCGGCGGCGACCATCGCCAGTCTTGTGTTGCGCGAGAACGTGGTCGCGCTGACCGTGTTATGGCTACTCAATATCGGTGAGTATCTACAGGATCTGACGGTGCGCCGCACGCGACGTGCCATCGCTGAGCTGCTGCGCGGTACCCAGGACACCGTCTGGATTCGCCTCGATGACGACACCGAGGTCCAGGTTCCCATCGACACCGTGCAGATCGGCGATGCTGTGGTGGTGCACGACCACGTGGCCATACCGGTCGACGGCGAGGTGATCGACGGGGAGGCGATTGTCGATCAGTCGGCAATCACCGGGGAAAACCTGCCGGTCAGCGTTACCGCGGGAGCACAGGTGCACGCAGGTTCGGTAGTGGTGCGCGGACAATTGGTGGTGCGCGCTGCCGCGGTGGGCAGCGAGACCGTGATCGGGCGGATCATCACCAGGGTCGAGGAAGCCCAACACGATCGGGCGCCGATTCAGACGGTGGGGGAGAATTTCTCGCGCCGCTTTGTTCCGGCGTCGTTCATTTTGTCGGCACTGACCTTGGTCGTGACCGGTGACGCGCGGCGCGCGATGACCATGCTGCTGATCGCCTGCCCGTGTGCGGTCGGCCTTTCCACTCCGACGGCGATCAGCGCCGCGATCGGCAACGGCGCGCGCCGGGGCATTTTGATCAAGGGCGGCTCGCATCTTGAGCAGGCGGGCCGGGTGGACGCGATCGTGTTCGATAAGACCGGCACCCTGACCGTCGGTCGACCGGTCGTCACCAATATCGTTGCTTTGCATAAGGATTGGGAGCCTGAAGACGTTCTGGCGTATGCGGCCAGCTCAGAGATTCATTCGCGTCACCCCTTAGCTGAGGCGGTGATCCGCTCGACCGAGGAACGCCGGATCAGCATTCCGCCGCACGAAGAGTGCGAAGTCCTGGTGGGCCTGGGCATGCGTACCTGGGCCGACGGACGGGTGTTGCTACTGGGCAGCCCGTCGCTGCTACGCAGCGAACGCGTCCGCGTGTCGAAAAAGGCCACAGAATGGCTCAACAAGCTGCGTAAACAGGCCGAGACCCCGCTGCTGCTGGCCGTCGACGGGAAGTTGGTGGGGTTGATCAGCCTGCGCGACGAGGTACGACCCGAGGCAGCTGAAGTGTTAAACAAACTGCGCGCCAACGGTATACGCCGCATCGTCATGCTCACCGGGGACCATCCCGACACCGCCGAGGCGGTCGCCAACGAACTCGGTATCGATGAGTGGCGCGCTGAAGTGTTGCCTGACGACAAACTTGAGGTGGTGCGCACCCTGCAGGGCGAGGGTCATGTCGTGGGAATGGTCGGCGACGGCGTCAATGACGCCCCCGCGCTGGCCACCGCCGATATCGGCATCGCCATGGGGCTGGCCGGTACCGATGTCGCCGTGGAGACCGCCGACGTGGCGTTGGCCAATGACAATCTGCATCGCCTACTCGACGTCAGCGACCTCGGTAGCAGGGCAGTTCAGGTCATCCGAGAGAACTACGAGATGGCCATCGCAGTCAACGCTGCCGGCCTGCTGATGGGAGCCGGCGGCGCCCTGTCCCCGGTGCTGGCCGCGATCCTGCACAACGCGTCATCGGTAGCTGTGGTGACCAACAGCTCACGCCTGATCCGCTACCGCCTCCCATGA
- a CDS encoding hypothetical protein (frameshifted, insertion at around 2601531, deletion at around 2601972,2601933,2601735): MTAEVLGDVMDGAVAEVITGLEEAELSFRGAVSELNSATEAFVVVDLGGGRPRWYWAPRR, translated from the coding sequence ATGACTGCCGAGGTGCTCGGTGATGTCATGGACGGCGCCGTCGCCGAAGTGATCACCGGCCTTGAGGAGGCTGAGCTGTCGTTCCGCGGTGCGGTCAGCGAATTGAACTCCGCAACAGAGGCTTTCGTCGTCGTCGACCTGGGCGGTGGTCGACCAAGGTGGTACTGGGCACCGAGACGGTGA
- a CDS encoding IS110 family transposase, whose protein sequence is MPTIWAGIDAGKRTHHCVVLDQTGSTLLSTRVDNDETALLALIDVVVGIAAGGQLCWATDLNAGGAAMLIALLAAQDQQLLYLPGRIVHHAAATYRGDGKTDAKDARIIADQARMRTDLQPVRRADPIATDLRLLTARRTDVVCDRVRAINRLRETMLEYFPALERAFDYSKSKAALTLLSGYQTPESLRRIGVARLTAWLKARGCRNSAAVAQAAVDAAHAQRSALPTQRVGALLVARLAAEISAIDDELKQIETDITDRFARHRSAEILTSMPGFGPVLAATFLAQIGGDLEGFDSVDRLACVAGLAPVPRDSGRISGNLHRPRRFNRRLLRTCYLAALSSLKNSPASRAFYDRKRAEGKSHKQALIALARRRINVIWAMLRDHTHYQEPQPANAVLAA, encoded by the coding sequence ATGCCGACGATATGGGCCGGTATTGATGCCGGGAAGCGCACGCATCACTGCGTGGTGCTTGATCAGACCGGCAGCACATTGCTTTCTACGCGGGTCGACAATGACGAGACGGCGCTGTTGGCGCTGATCGACGTCGTCGTTGGCATCGCGGCCGGCGGGCAGCTGTGTTGGGCAACGGACTTAAACGCTGGTGGCGCGGCGATGCTGATCGCGTTGCTGGCAGCACAGGATCAGCAACTGCTTTACCTTCCGGGCCGGATTGTGCATCACGCGGCGGCGACCTATCGAGGTGACGGCAAGACCGACGCCAAAGACGCCCGGATCATTGCCGATCAGGCTCGGATGCGTACTGATCTGCAGCCGGTGCGTAGGGCTGATCCGATTGCCACCGATCTTCGGTTGCTGACCGCACGGCGCACTGACGTGGTCTGCGACCGGGTGCGGGCGATCAACCGTCTCCGAGAGACAATGCTGGAGTACTTCCCGGCCCTTGAGCGCGCCTTCGACTACTCCAAAAGCAAAGCGGCGCTTACCCTTTTGTCGGGATATCAGACCCCCGAGAGCCTGCGGCGGATCGGTGTCGCACGGCTTACCGCGTGGCTTAAAGCACGTGGTTGCCGCAACAGTGCCGCCGTTGCGCAAGCCGCTGTCGATGCCGCCCATGCCCAACGAAGCGCACTGCCCACCCAGAGGGTCGGGGCCTTATTGGTAGCGCGGCTGGCGGCAGAGATCTCCGCGATCGACGATGAGCTCAAGCAGATCGAAACCGATATCACCGACCGCTTCGCACGACACCGCAGCGCCGAAATCCTCACCAGCATGCCCGGGTTCGGGCCCGTCCTTGCCGCCACATTCCTTGCCCAAATCGGCGGTGACCTCGAGGGCTTTGACAGCGTCGACAGGCTGGCCTGCGTCGCCGGGCTAGCTCCGGTGCCCCGCGATTCCGGACGCATCAGCGGCAACCTGCACCGCCCGCGGCGTTTCAACCGCCGGCTGCTGCGAACGTGCTACCTGGCCGCCCTGTCCAGCCTCAAAAACAGTCCGGCCTCTCGCGCCTTCTATGACCGAAAACGCGCCGAGGGCAAGTCACACAAACAGGCGCTGATCGCCCTGGCCCGGCGCCGAATCAACGTCATCTGGGCCATGCTGCGCGACCACACCCACTACCAGGAGCCTCAGCCCGCCAACGCGGTATTGGCGGCTTGA
- the PPE29_2 gene encoding ribulose-phosphate 3-epimerase: MDFGIYPPEINSGRMYTGPGPGPMLAAAQAWGSLADELYTTVNGFQSVVSELTEGAWSGSSSAAMSAAAERYVQWLSATAAQAEETAAQARTASAAYEAAFAATVPPPEIAANRSLLAVLVATNFLGQNTAAIAATEALYAEMWAQDTAAMYTYAGSSADAVVLTPFTSPHQNTDPSGTASQAAAISQTGIFAGNALDAMWVVPQGLSAAATPAQADPLTTLAILSSVFLLAPADLTDFLVLAPTDLLTAFGDFPASAFNSASGLVDDDTVSGWNGEEAWPGTGPAPVQPFRATLPNPPTGGFPASTMSAAVGKANLIGGLTVPPNWTVAGPEVRPTALSTPLSSANAAAGPAAEFDAANTFNQMGIGGMAGQAMAGPPAAANHMKNASSARLTGRTEDAPADDDAEASPAPRTVMTGVAAAIRDIAVQRAVGRLSEQEYTEQKKRLLEISFGQ; encoded by the coding sequence ATGGATTTCGGGATCTATCCGCCGGAGATCAACTCCGGTCGGATGTATACCGGTCCGGGACCGGGGCCGATGCTGGCCGCTGCGCAGGCCTGGGGCAGCTTGGCCGACGAGCTGTATACGACCGTGAACGGATTTCAGTCGGTCGTGTCGGAACTTACCGAAGGGGCGTGGTCGGGTTCCTCGTCCGCCGCTATGAGTGCCGCCGCCGAGCGTTATGTCCAGTGGCTGAGCGCCACCGCCGCGCAAGCCGAGGAAACCGCGGCCCAAGCCCGCACGGCGTCCGCCGCTTACGAGGCGGCGTTCGCAGCCACGGTGCCGCCACCAGAGATCGCCGCCAACCGCAGCCTGCTGGCGGTGCTGGTGGCAACCAACTTTCTGGGACAGAACACAGCGGCGATCGCTGCCACCGAAGCGCTATACGCCGAGATGTGGGCCCAGGACACTGCGGCGATGTACACCTACGCAGGTTCGTCAGCGGACGCGGTCGTGCTGACGCCGTTTACCTCCCCGCACCAGAACACCGACCCTAGCGGGACGGCCAGCCAAGCCGCCGCGATCAGCCAAACCGGCATCTTCGCCGGCAATGCGCTGGATGCCATGTGGGTAGTGCCGCAGGGGTTGTCCGCGGCGGCGACACCGGCCCAGGCCGACCCGCTCACTACGCTGGCCATCCTGAGTTCCGTCTTTCTCCTTGCACCAGCCGACTTAACTGACTTTCTCGTGCTCGCACCGACAGATCTGCTGACCGCGTTCGGGGATTTTCCTGCCTCCGCTTTCAACAGTGCCTCGGGTCTCGTTGACGATGACACCGTCAGCGGCTGGAACGGGGAAGAAGCCTGGCCGGGTACCGGACCGGCGCCTGTGCAGCCGTTTCGCGCGACTCTTCCGAACCCACCCACTGGCGGGTTCCCTGCGTCGACGATGTCAGCGGCCGTGGGCAAGGCCAACTTGATCGGCGGATTGACGGTGCCACCGAACTGGACCGTCGCCGGACCCGAAGTACGCCCGACCGCGCTGAGCACACCGCTGTCGAGCGCGAACGCGGCAGCGGGGCCGGCAGCAGAATTCGACGCGGCAAACACGTTCAACCAGATGGGAATTGGCGGAATGGCCGGACAGGCCATGGCAGGCCCGCCAGCCGCCGCAAACCATATGAAGAACGCCAGCTCGGCGCGGCTCACCGGTCGCACCGAGGACGCACCGGCCGACGACGACGCCGAGGCCTCGCCCGCGCCGCGGACGGTCATGACCGGCGTCGCCGCCGCGATCCGCGATATCGCCGTACAGCGCGCCGTTGGACGGCTGAGCGAACAGGAATACACCGAGCAGAAGAAGAGACTGCTCGAAATCTCGTTCGGGCAGTAG
- a CDS encoding hypothetical protein (possible pseudo due to internal stop codon), translating into MLARLEQDSGVMICDSFDLIAGTSAGGIVALGLGAGLRPSEIVSHYEELVEKVFPAFRRRVWRRARQLRSPIYDAKALRRALTGVLGTRLLGDSTKIITCL; encoded by the coding sequence GTGCTTGCGCGTTTGGAGCAGGACTCGGGCGTCATGATCTGCGATTCGTTCGATCTCATCGCTGGGACTTCGGCGGGTGGCATCGTCGCACTGGGACTCGGTGCGGGCCTCAGGCCGAGCGAGATCGTTTCTCACTACGAAGAATTGGTTGAAAAGGTCTTTCCGGCATTCAGGCGGCGAGTATGGCGTCGGGCACGCCAACTGAGATCGCCCATCTATGACGCGAAAGCGCTGCGGCGAGCATTGACCGGCGTCCTCGGTACGCGGCTGCTCGGCGACAGCACCAAAATCATCACATGCCTGTAG
- a CDS encoding hypothetical protein (frameshifted, deletion at around 2602701,2602902), which yields MEGKIDMAARRQVTNKLQVQYRKAAKADKGRILDRVVATTGMGGSTARRALTGPRLPDPAEQVDRRTLRPRGFSDDARALLAHVWALMGMPCGKYLVVMLELWLPLLGAAGDLDKPFATEAALVELKAMSADTVDRYLNPARDRMRIKGISTTKPSPLLRNSITIRTCADEAPDAPGG from the coding sequence GTGGAGGGCAAGATCGATATGGCCGCGAGACGGCAGGTAACCAACAAGCTGCAGGTCCAGTACCGCAAGGCGGCAAAGGCGGACAAAGGCAGGATTTTGGATCGGGTGGTGGCCACTACGGGGATGGGCGGCTCGACAGCTCGGCGGGCGTTGACCGGCCCGCGGCTGCCGGATCCGGCCGAGCAGGTCGATAGGCGCACGCTGCGCCCGCGCGGCTTCAGCGACGACGCCAGGGCGCTGCTGGCCCACGTGTGGGCGTTGATGGGCATGCCGTGCGGCAAGTACCTGGTGGTGATGCTGGAGCTGTGGCTGCCGCTGCTGGGCGCCGCCGGCGACTTGGACAAGCCGTTCGCCACCGAGGCGGCATTGGTCGAGCTGAAGGCGATGAGCGCGGACACCGTGGACCGCTACCTCAATCCGGCACGGGACAGGATGCGCATCAAGGGCATTTCGACGACGAAACCGTCTCCGCTGCTGCGTAATTCGATCACGATCCGCACCTGCGCCGACGAGGCGCCCGATGCACCGGGGGGGTGA
- a CDS encoding hypothetical protein (frameshifted, deletion at around 2601975,2601933,2601735) translates to MLREMRIMRLGQCVDATGDFAPEALQRTRSALTNYAELSPPMVWTGIGWSRGIGHP, encoded by the coding sequence GTGCTTCGCGAGATGCGCATCATGCGGCTCGGCCAATGCGTGGACGCTACCGGGGATTTCGCGCCGGAGGCGTTGCAGCGCACCCGGTCCGCGCTGACCAACTACGCGGAACTGTCACCGCCCATGGTGTGGACCGGCATCGGATGGTCGCGGGGCATCGGCCACCCATGA
- the PPE31_3 gene encoding PPE family protein, producing the protein MDFGSYPPEVNSARMYTGAGSGPLLAAAEVWDGLAADLHSATNSYQAVVSGLTAGPWLGPTSAAMSAAAASYVAWLQATAVQAEETGAQARSAATAYQTAFSATVPPTVVVANRSQLMALVATNLFGRNSQAIAATEAQYGEMWAQDVAAMYGYAASSASATALTPFNPPPQTTNAGGPANQAAAGQPTGIVESTVQQAFSAVPSALQSLATAAPAAAAPAPVDSLSVLADLFTISFGIAAAFATILIGVPSGVIGVIGLPVSIIGAETGIHTDEIISGWEGEEPFPGTEPAPVKPFPAPLLNLPEGTVPAPRLSAGLGEASTVGALSVPPTWAAATPAVRAVAFTLPALPGSAVSAAAVHAPEAGSGSMLSEMALAGMAGRAMAGTVGTGAGKAARGARAAARAGAGAVTVDGAAAGEKDKAPQDNPRAVVTGVAAELREFSKLRDEGILTDEEYTEQKNRLLGR; encoded by the coding sequence ATGGATTTTGGGAGCTATCCGCCGGAGGTCAACTCGGCCCGCATGTACACCGGTGCCGGGTCAGGACCATTGTTGGCCGCTGCCGAGGTGTGGGATGGGCTCGCCGCCGACCTGCATTCGGCAACGAATTCGTATCAAGCGGTGGTATCGGGATTGACCGCTGGTCCCTGGTTGGGGCCGACGTCGGCGGCGATGAGCGCTGCGGCCGCGTCGTATGTAGCGTGGTTGCAAGCCACCGCAGTACAGGCCGAAGAGACCGGCGCACAAGCCAGGTCCGCGGCCACTGCCTACCAAACCGCGTTTTCGGCGACGGTTCCGCCGACGGTGGTGGTGGCCAACCGCAGTCAGCTGATGGCCCTGGTCGCGACCAATCTGTTCGGAAGAAACAGTCAGGCGATCGCGGCCACTGAAGCACAGTACGGGGAGATGTGGGCCCAAGACGTGGCGGCGATGTACGGCTACGCAGCCTCGTCAGCCTCGGCGACGGCGCTGACGCCGTTCAACCCACCCCCGCAGACCACTAACGCGGGCGGTCCGGCCAACCAAGCCGCCGCCGGCCAGCCCACCGGCATCGTGGAGAGCACGGTCCAGCAAGCCTTCTCCGCGGTCCCCAGCGCTCTGCAGAGCCTCGCAACGGCGGCCCCGGCAGCTGCCGCGCCGGCACCAGTGGACTCGCTGAGCGTGCTGGCCGACCTGTTCACCATTTCCTTCGGCATAGCAGCGGCCTTCGCTACCATTCTTATCGGCGTACCGTCCGGTGTGATCGGGGTGATCGGTCTTCCGGTGTCCATCATCGGCGCCGAGACTGGTATTCACACCGACGAGATCATCAGCGGCTGGGAGGGCGAGGAGCCCTTTCCAGGCACTGAGCCAGCACCGGTGAAGCCGTTCCCGGCGCCGCTGCTCAACTTGCCGGAAGGCACGGTGCCGGCGCCGAGGCTGTCGGCCGGTCTGGGCGAGGCCAGCACCGTCGGAGCCTTGTCCGTGCCACCGACCTGGGCTGCTGCCACCCCGGCGGTGCGCGCCGTCGCATTCACGCTGCCGGCGCTGCCAGGAAGCGCGGTCAGTGCCGCTGCGGTCCACGCGCCAGAAGCCGGCTCGGGCAGCATGCTCAGTGAGATGGCACTGGCAGGGATGGCCGGGCGGGCCATGGCCGGAACCGTAGGTACCGGAGCCGGAAAGGCGGCGCGAGGCGCCCGTGCGGCGGCGCGCGCCGGAGCTGGGGCGGTCACCGTTGATGGGGCGGCCGCCGGCGAAAAAGACAAGGCACCGCAGGATAATCCACGCGCGGTGGTGACCGGCGTGGCGGCTGAACTCCGCGAATTCTCCAAGCTTCGCGACGAGGGGATTCTGACCGACGAGGAATACACCGAGCAGAAGAACCGTCTGCTGGGTCGCTGA